The Periplaneta americana isolate PAMFEO1 chromosome 9, P.americana_PAMFEO1_priV1, whole genome shotgun sequence genome contains a region encoding:
- the LOC138706583 gene encoding cuticle protein 21-like, giving the protein MKFLVVLSAVLACTFAKPGVFAPSVYSAPAVAAHLGYAGYAGYAAPAVAAPVAYAAHVAAPAVAAPVAYAAPAVAAHAVVAAPAPVSVHTQYHAQDELGQASYGHAEPFQTHNAIQDAAGNKVGSFSYLSPEGHVFKTDYVADGLGYRVASNALPVGPSAPVVDTPEVVAAKAAHFAAHGAVIHRVRRQIIGHTPAATAPLAHPIAAPVAYAAPYAHVAAPYAHFAAPYAPVAYAGPAVRPGILTNIVNNPGHAVSYRVD; this is encoded by the exons ATGAAGTTCCTG GTCGTTCTCAGTGCCGTCTTGGCCTGCACATTCGCCAAACCCGGTGTCTTTGCACCTTCAGTCTACTCTGCCCCCGCAGTAGCTGCCCATCTGGGTTATGCAGGATATGCGGGTTATGCTGCCCCCGCAGTAGCCGCCCCCGTGGCTTATGCTGCACATGTTGCTGCTCCCGCAGTAGCCGCCCCCGTGGCTTACGCTGCTCCTGCTGTTGCTGCTCATGCTGTCGTTGCCGCCCCCGCCCCAGTGTCTGTCCACACTCAGTACCATGCCCAGGATGAGCTGGGACAAGCCAGCTATGGTCATGCTGAGCCCTTCCAGACCCACAATGCTATCCAG GATGCCGCCGGCAACAAGGTTGGCAGCTTCAGCTACCTGAGTCCCGAAGGCCATGTCTTCAAGACTGACTACGTTGCCGATGGTCTTGGCTACCGCGTGGCCAGCAACGCCCTCCCCGTCGGACCCTCTGCCCCCGTCGTCGACACCCCCGAAGTCGTTGCCGCTAAGGCCGCCCACTTCGCCGCCCATGGTGCCGTCATCCACCGTGTGAGGCGCCAGATCATTGGACACACCCCCGCCGCCACCGCTCCTCTCGCTCACCCCATTGCTGCCCCTGTAGCCTATGCCGCTCCCTATGCCCACGTTGCCGCTCCTTATGCCCACTTTGCCGCTCCCTATGCTCCCGTTGCCTATGCTGGCCCCGCTGTCCGCCCCGGCATCCTGACCAACATCGTCAACAACCCTGGACACGCTGTGTCTTACCGCGTCGACTAA